The sequence AACCCATTGTCTAATAATTCCTTAGCAGTTTCATGTACCTGCTTGGAAACATCTAATAAGACGGTAATAGCACCATGCTTTGCGAGGACTTCTGCAATTCCTTTACCATTTCCCATTGCTGCACCAGTTATAATTGCGATCTTTCCTTCCATTTTCTTCAATTAAAACTACCTCCTCATTATGATGGATGTTTCACCATTTCTAGTATAGCAAATATTATTAACCATTTCGGAAGCTTTTATTTAAATGTTTGTTAATGTTTAAAAAGACTATTAAATGTATAAATGACAAAGTTTCGGGATTTAACAAGTTTTTAACTGCGTATTGGATAATAGTTTACTGAAAACCTCTATTAGTGAAAGGTTTATGTCATCTATTTTACACTAATAACTGCACCCGCCTTCACATATTTTTCACATGCTAAATATAGGTTGTTAGCGTATAATGGAGGCAGGTCATTCTTGGAGTTACTTCCAATGTCTGATTGGATTTTAAGTATCTATGTATTTTTAACGAAAACAACATATTAACTATTTCTTGTAATGTTACCGTAGGAATAAACGCTTGCTTCATTAGGGGAATCATATTATTATCAAGATTCTACTAAGTAGCAGTAAAAATAGCGGTATGAATTATAGTTTTAAGGGGAAGAAAGTTATCATGAATTGGGGAGGAAATCTTAGGTGCCAAAGCAAAAATGGGCAAGTATTTTTGCTAAGACAGTAAAAACGGGCATTATTCGATCGAATCTTATTCCTATGTTCGCCGGTTTTACTTTAGCATTATATACATATCAAATAAGTTTAATGGAAAAACTTCCGGAAATTATTTTTGCATTACTGGGAACTGCTTTAGTAATTGGAGCTGCTGGGGCCTTTAATAATCTATATGATCGAGATATCGATGCTATTATGGACAGAACTAAGTCTCGTCCAACCGTAACTGGGGAAATTAAGCCAATAGGAGTACTATGGCTTAGTGTGATCATGAGTATTAGTGGAATTGTACTGCTTGCTTTAACAACATGGTTGGCTGCTTTTTTAGCTTTTTTAGGGCTGTTTCTTTATGTAATCCCTTATACCATGTGGAGTAAACGTAGGACCGTGTATAATACGGAGATTGGCAGTATTTCCGGTGCGATGCCGCCGCTTATCGGTTGGGCAGCAGTATATCCAGATATAACACACCCTGCAATCATCGGTCTTTTTGTAGTTATGATTATTTGGCAAATGCCTCATTTCTACGCCATCGCTATTCGTAATCATAGGCAGTATGAAGCGGCAAAAATCCCGATGCTTCCCGTTGTAAAAGGAGTAAAGCGAACCTATATTCAAACAAATGTCTATTTATTAATTATGTTTGCCATTAGTTTTTTGTTTGGGACGTTAAGTTTGGGATTGATGCTGGTTGCGGTATTATTAAGTGTAGGATGGTTAACACTTAGTATATACCGTTTTAGAGCTAATTCGGAAAAATGGGCAACATCGATGTTTGTTTATTCGCTTATCCATATGACTGTGCTCTTTTCTACAATTATTATTTATTCATTAATGGGTATTATTTTCGATTTGTAATTGAACATTCCAAGCTGTTACAGTACTCTATATGTCAGCTTGGCTTTTTGTATAGCTAAGATTAGAATAAAATAATCGTTGTTTTGTGCATACTTGATTATAATAATGGGAATATCAATTTTATTGTGGCAAAATAATCGTAAGAGGCAAAAAAAGGAAAGGTGTATAAATGGATAACTTGGCTGCATCAATTATTATTCTTTTCATTTTAATTATTGCTAATGGCATTTTTGCCATGACAGAAATTGGTATTGTTACATCAAGAAAAATTAGGCTGGAACAAAAAGTAAAAGAAGGTAGTAGTCGCGCAAAAACTGCTCTTTACTTAGCTGAAAATTCCAATGAACTGTTATCTACGATTCAAATTGGTATTACACTAATTGGTATTATATCCGGTGCTTTTGGGGGAGCCGCTATAGCTGATGACCTTAGTGCCTATCTGAGCAAAATAACGTTTTTGAAACCTTGGAGCAATGAAATAAGTATGGTGTTAGTAGTAACACTGACGACATTTTTGACACTTGTAATTGGAGAGTTGACGCCAAAGCAGATCGGTTTAACAAACCCTGAGAAAGTAGCACTTGCTGTTGCAAAACCAATGTACTTATTTTCTAAAATAGGTAAGCCGCTTATTTGGGTTTTAGATCAATCTACTTCTTTCGTTTTAAAGATACTCAGGGTAAAGAAAACGAATGAACCCGATGTCACGGAAGAAGAAATTCAGCTAATGGTAGAGCAAGGTGTTCATAGTGGCAGTGTTCAGCCAATCGAGCATGAAATGGTTGATCAAATCTTTTATATGGGAGATCAACGCCTTAGTGATATTTTAACACCTCGAACTCAGTTGACATGGATTGATGTAGAAAGCAGTTTTGAGGAAAATATGAAAATTATTAGTCAGAGTGAACATTCCCGTTTTCCAGTAGGAAAGGGGAGTTTGGATCATTTTTTGGGTATTATAAGCACCAATAAAGTATTTTCTAAGCTATATGCAGGTGAAGCATTTTCGATTAATGATTGTATAGAAGAAGCATTAATTTTATCAGAGCATGTTAAGGTATTTCAAGCTTTAGAAACGTTAAAAGCATCCGGTCATCATCAAGCGGTTGTAGTGGATGAGTATGGTGGCATTGAAGGATTTGTTACGTTATATGATTTTATGCAAGTGATTGTTGGTGAAATATCTAGCGGAGTAGGTAGGGAACGGGCAACGATTATTAAACGGGATGATCAGTCCTGGTTAGCTGATGGACAAGTATCCATTGATGCCTTTTTACGTTATTTTGATTTAGAAGATGAGGTAGATGAGGAAATTGTAAGAAATACCTCTTTTCAAACACTTGGAGGTTTTATTACGAATGAAATAGGAAATATCCCTAAGGAAGGGAATAGCGTTTATGTAGCAGATCTAAAATTGGAAGTCGTTGATATGGATCGAGTACTCGTTGATAAGCTACTGATCACTCGTGTGAAACCAAAGAATACGGATAATGAAAGCAGTAGATAATAACTAGTAAACATTTGCAAAATTGGACATGCAAGGAGATTAAAAATGGAATTTTACCAAAGGAAAATAGAAGATGTTCTAGAAGCAGTTGAATCAACAAAACATGGTTTATCAGAGGAAGAGGTACGGTCTCGTCTGAAGCGTGACGGCTTTAATGAAATTGAGGATAAAGAAAAAGTACCAACTTGGAAGCTATTTTTAGAAACATTTAAAGATCCTATGGTAATTGTGCTTTTGGCTGCTGCAGGTGTACAAATATTGCTTGGAGAATGGGTAGAGTCACTTATTATTTTCCTTGTGCTAATTATCAATGCAGTAATTAGTGTTGTGCAAACGCGAAAAGCAGAAAGTTCCTTAGAAGCTTTGCGGGATATGTCTGCTCCAGAAGCGAAGGTAATCCGAGGTGGTGTTAAGCAGACGGTTGCTGCTAAAGAGCTCGTTCAAGGGGATATTGTCTATTTGGAGGCAGGTGATTATGTTCCGGCTGATGGTCGGTTACTTGAAAGCGGCTCTCTAAAAGTTAATGAAGGAATGCTTACAGGGGAGTCAGAAGCAGTAGAAAAGACGACCGAAGCAATCGAAGAAGAGGTTACTATTGGTGATCGACGGAATATGGTG is a genomic window of Virgibacillus proomii containing:
- a CDS encoding hemolysin family protein, whose protein sequence is MDNLAASIIILFILIIANGIFAMTEIGIVTSRKIRLEQKVKEGSSRAKTALYLAENSNELLSTIQIGITLIGIISGAFGGAAIADDLSAYLSKITFLKPWSNEISMVLVVTLTTFLTLVIGELTPKQIGLTNPEKVALAVAKPMYLFSKIGKPLIWVLDQSTSFVLKILRVKKTNEPDVTEEEIQLMVEQGVHSGSVQPIEHEMVDQIFYMGDQRLSDILTPRTQLTWIDVESSFEENMKIISQSEHSRFPVGKGSLDHFLGIISTNKVFSKLYAGEAFSINDCIEEALILSEHVKVFQALETLKASGHHQAVVVDEYGGIEGFVTLYDFMQVIVGEISSGVGRERATIIKRDDQSWLADGQVSIDAFLRYFDLEDEVDEEIVRNTSFQTLGGFITNEIGNIPKEGNSVYVADLKLEVVDMDRVLVDKLLITRVKPKNTDNESSR
- the cyoE gene encoding heme o synthase → MPKQKWASIFAKTVKTGIIRSNLIPMFAGFTLALYTYQISLMEKLPEIIFALLGTALVIGAAGAFNNLYDRDIDAIMDRTKSRPTVTGEIKPIGVLWLSVIMSISGIVLLALTTWLAAFLAFLGLFLYVIPYTMWSKRRTVYNTEIGSISGAMPPLIGWAAVYPDITHPAIIGLFVVMIIWQMPHFYAIAIRNHRQYEAAKIPMLPVVKGVKRTYIQTNVYLLIMFAISFLFGTLSLGLMLVAVLLSVGWLTLSIYRFRANSEKWATSMFVYSLIHMTVLFSTIIIYSLMGIIFDL